TCCGCACCGGTACTCGCCGCCTACCGCTACTGCGAGGCCGTCACCGGACAGCAGGCCCGCAACTTCGCCTACGGCATCCGGCTGCTGCCGACGGCCAAGCGCCGCGCGATGTCCGCGCTGTACGCCTTCTCCCGGCGTGTCGACGACATCGGCGACGGCGCGCTCACCGACGAGGTGAAGGCCGCCCGGCTGGACGACACCCGGACGCTGCTCACCCGGATCCGCGAGGACGCGGTCGACGAGGACGACACCGACCCGGTCGGCGTAGCCCTCGCCCACGCCGCCCGCACCTTCCCCATCCCGCTCGACGGCCTGGACGAGCTGATCGACGGCGTCCTCATGGACGTCCGCGGCGAGACCTACGAGACGTGGGACGACCTCAAGCGCTACTGCCGGTGCGTGGCGGGCGCCATCGGGCGCCTCTCCCTCGGCGTGTTCGGCACCGAACCGGGAGCGCGTGACGCCGAGCGCGCCCCCGAGTACGCCGACACCCTCGGGCTGGCCCTCCAGCTCACCAACATCCTGCGCGACGTCCGCGAGGACGCCGAGGGCGGGCGCACCTACCTGCCCTCCGACGACCTCGCCAAGTTCGGCTGCTCGGCCGGGTTCGCCGGGCCGACCCCGCCGGACGGCTCCGACTTCGCGGGCCTCGTCCACTTCGAGGTGCGCCGCGCCCGCGCCCTGTTCGCCGAGGGCTACCAGCTGCTGCCCATGCTCGACCGGCGCAGCGGCGCCTGCGTCGCCGCCATGGCGGGCATCTACCGCCGCCTGCTCGACCGCATCGAGCGCGACCCGGAGGCCGTGCTGCGCGGCCGGGTCTCGCTGCCCGGCCGGGAGAAGGCCTACGTCGCCGTGCGCGGGCTGTCCGGACTGGACACCCGCCACGTCAGCCGGCGCACCGTCAGGAGGCGCGTCTGATGCGGACCTCCGGACCGGACGAGACCACCGGCGCACATCCCGGCGCCGCCGACGGCCGCAGCGTGCGTGCCGCCGACGGCGCGCGCCACGCCGGGGAGGGCGAGCACCGTGGTGCCGCCGTCGCCGGACGGCCGGGGCGTGGTGCCGCCGGCCGGCCCGCCCGCGCCGTCGGTGGTCGTCGGGCCGGCGCACGCCCACGCGCCCTCGGCGGCCGGCTCGGCGACCGGGGCGATGGTGCGGGCGCGGGTGCCGGTGCCGTTCGGCCGGGAGGTCCCGGTGGCGGGTCCGTGCGCGGCGGTCGCGGCCGGGCCGGGGGAGTCACCGGCGCCGTGGGCGGCGGTGCCACCGACGGCACCTCCGCTTCACCCTCCGCGCCGCCCGCCGGAGGGAACCCGCGGGCAGCCCGCCGGCGCGCGGCCGCGTCCCTGCCGGCGAAGGCCGGGCCCGGACTCACCCCGCGCCGCGGCGCCCGCGCGGGGGAGGGCGCACGATGACCGACGGCACGAGGAACGGACCCGTGACGACCGACGCTCCCACCGGGCACGGCCGGAAGGCGGTGGTGGTCGGCGGCGGACTCGCCGGGGTCACCGCCGCGCTGGCACTCGCCGACGCGGGCGTCGGCGTCACCCTGCTCGAAGGCCGGCCCCGCCTCGGCGGCCTGGCCTTCTCCTTCCGGCGCGGTGAGCTGACCGTCGACAACGGCCAGCACGTCTACCTGCGCTGCTGCACCGCCTACCGGTGGTTCCTCGACCGGATCGGGGGTGCGGCGCTGGCGCCGCTGCAGGACCGGCTCGACGTGCCCGTGCTCGACCTCGCCAAGCCCGAGGGCCGGCGACTCGGCAGGCTGCGGCGCGACGCGCTGCCGGTCCCGCTGCACCTGGGCCGCAGCCTTGCGACGTACCCCCACCTCTCGCTCGCCGAGCGGGCGAAGGCCGGCCGGGCCGCGCTCGCGCTCAAAGGGCTCGACCCCGCCGATCCGGCCCTGGACGAGCAGGACTTCGGCAGCTGGCTGACCGCGCACGGCCAGTCGGCGCGGGCCGTCGAGGCCCTGTGGGACCTGGTCGGCGTCGCCACCCTCAACGCGGTCGCGGGCGACAGCTCCCTCGGGCTCGCCGCGATGGTGTTCAGGACCGGGCTGCTGTCCGAACCGGGCGCGGCCGACATCGGCTGGGCCCGGGTTCCCCTCGGCGACCTGCACGACCGGCTGGCGCGCCGGGCGCTCGACGCCGCGGGCGTGCGCACCGTCCTGCGTGCCCGGGTCTCCGCCGTCTCCCGGACCGGCGAGGGGCGCTGGAGCGTCCGGCTGCCCGGCGAGCACATCGAGTCGGACGCCGTGGTGCTCGCCGTACCGCAGCGCGAGGCCCACGACCTGCTGCCCGACGGCGCGCTCGACGCGCCCGAGCGGCTGCTGCGGATCGGCACCGCACCGATCCTCAACGTCCACGTCGTCTACGACCGCAAGGTGCTGAACACCCCGTTCCTGACCGCGCTCGGCTCCCCGGTGCAGTGGGTCTTCGACCGCACCGAGGCGTCCGGGCTGACGGACGGCCAGTACCTGGCACTGTCCCAGTCGGCCGCCCAGGACGACATCGACGCCCCGGTGGCCGAGCTGCGCGCACGGTACCTGCCCGAGCTGGAGCGAGCCCTGCCGCGCACCCGGGATGCCGAGGTGAGGGACTTCTTCGTCACCCGGGAGCGCACCGCGACCTTCGCTCCCGCCCCCGGCGTCGGGCGGCTGCGGCCCGGCGCCCGCACGAAGGCACCCGGCCTCTACCTGGCCGGAGCGTGGACCGCCACCGGGTGGCCCGCGACCATGGAGAGTGCGGTCCGCAGCGGCATCAGCGCGGCCGACGCCGCGCTGCGCGCCCTGGGCCGGCCCCGCCCGCGCCACCTCTTCGACGTCGAGGAGGCGGCCTGATGTCCCGGCAGCACGGCGCGGCGGGTCCCCGCACCCCCGGTACCGCAACAAGAGGAGAGACTGTGCCCCCTGTGCCCCCGGCCTCGACGGCCGCTCGCGAGACCGCGGTGGACGTGACCGCGCTCCTGGAGCGCGGCCGGACCCTGGCCACCCCGGTACTGCGGGCGGCCATCGACCGCCTGGCGCCTCCGATGGACACGGTTGCCGCCTACCACTTCGGCTGGATCGACGCCCGGGGCAACCCCACGTCCGGCGACGGCGGCAAGGCCGTGCGCCCCGCCCTGGCCGTGCTGTCCGCGGAGGTCACCGGCGCCGCCCCGGAGACGGGCGTGCCCGGTGCCGTCGCCGTCGAGCTGGTCCACAACTTCTCCCTGCTGCACGACGACCTGATGGACGGCGACGAACAGCGCCGGCACCGCGACACCGTCTGGAAGGTGCACGGACCCGCCCAGGCCATCCTGGTCGGTGACGCCCTGTTCGCCCTCGCCAACGAGGTGCTCCTGGAACTCGGCACCGTCGACGCCGGACGCGCCACCCGCCGGCTCACCACCGCCTCCCGCGCCCTCATCGACGGCCAGGCGCAGGACATCTCCTACGAGCACCGCGACCGGGTCAGCGTCGAGGAGTGCCTGGAGATGGAGGGCAACAAGACCGGCGCGCTGCTCGCCTGCGCCAGCTCCATCGGCGCGGTGCTCGGCGGCGCGGACGACCGCACCGCCGACGCCCTGGAGCGGTACGGCTATCACCTCGGCCTCGCCTTCCAGGCCGTCGACGACCTGCTCGGCATCTGGGGCGACCCGGAGGCCACCGGCAAGCAGACCTGGAGCGACCTGCGCCAGCGCAAGAAGTCGCTGCCGGTGGTGGCCGCCCTCGCGGCGGGCGGCAGCGCCTCGGAGCGGCTCGGCGACATCCTCGCCGCCGACGCCAAGAGCAGCGACTTCGCCACCTTCTCCGAGGAGGAGTTCGCCGCCCGGGCGGCCCTCATCGAGGAGGCGGGCGGACGTGAGTGGACCGCCGACGAGGCGCGCCGTCAGCACACCGTCGCCATCGAAGCCCTCGACGCCGTGGACATGCCCGACCGGGTGCGGGCACAGTTCACCGCGCTCGCCGACTTCGTCGTCGTACGAAAGAGATGATCACCATCGGCCGAATAGCCCTCGCGTAGTCGCCGGCCGGTGTGCGAGGGAGCGCGCACCGGCCGACGGCGGACCCACAGCAGACAGCACTCGCAGGACTGCAGGAAGGGGAAGCCATGACAGCGACGACCGACGGAAGCACCGGGGCCCCGCCGCCCCGCGCAGCCGCGGCCAGCGAAACCGACACCGACACCCCCGCGGCGGCCGGGGCCCACGAAGCCGCCGTCCGCGCCACCTTGCGCGCCACCGACTTCCTGCTCTCCCGGCAGGACCCGGAGGGCTGGTGGAAGGGCGACCTGGAGACCAACGTCACCATGGACGCCGAGGACCTGCTGCTCCGCCAGTTCCTGGGCATCCGCGACGAGCGGACCACCCGGGCCGCCGCCCTGTTCATCAGGGGCGAGCAGCGCGAGGACGGCACCTGGGCCACCTTCCACGGCGGCCCGGGCGAACTCTCCACGACCATCGAGGCGTACGTCGCCCTGCGCCTGGCCGGGGACGCGCCGGACGCGCCGCACATGGCGAAGGCCGCCGCGTGGATCCGCGCCCGGGGCGGGATCGCCGCCGCCCGGGTCTTCACCCGGATCTGGCTCGCCCTGTTCGGCTGGTGGAAGTGGGAGGACCTGCCCGAACTGCCCCCGGAACTCATCTGGCTCCCGTCCTGGATGCCGCTCAACATCTACGACTTCGGCTGCTGGGCCCGGCAGACGATCGTCCCGCTGAGCATCGTCTCCGCGAAGCGCCCGGTGCGCCCCGCGCCCTTCCCGCTGGACGAGCTGCACACCGACCCGGCGCGTCCCGTCCCGCCGCGGCCGCCGGCCCCGGCGGCCAGCTGGGACGGCGCGTTCCAGCGGCTCGACAAGGGGCTGCACGTCCTGCGCAGGGCCGTGCCGAAGCGGCTGCGCCGGGCGGCGATGAACACCGCGGCCCGCTGGATCGTCGAGCGCCAGGAGAACGACGGCTGCTGGGGCGGCATCCAGCCGCCGGCCGTGTACTCCATCATTGCGCTGCACCTGCTCGGCTACGACCTCCGGCACCCGGTGATGCGCGA
Above is a genomic segment from Streptomyces glaucescens containing:
- the hpnD gene encoding presqualene diphosphate synthase HpnD, giving the protein MIRTVESEPHVSAPVLAAYRYCEAVTGQQARNFAYGIRLLPTAKRRAMSALYAFSRRVDDIGDGALTDEVKAARLDDTRTLLTRIREDAVDEDDTDPVGVALAHAARTFPIPLDGLDELIDGVLMDVRGETYETWDDLKRYCRCVAGAIGRLSLGVFGTEPGARDAERAPEYADTLGLALQLTNILRDVREDAEGGRTYLPSDDLAKFGCSAGFAGPTPPDGSDFAGLVHFEVRRARALFAEGYQLLPMLDRRSGACVAAMAGIYRRLLDRIERDPEAVLRGRVSLPGREKAYVAVRGLSGLDTRHVSRRTVRRRV
- the hpnE gene encoding hydroxysqualene dehydroxylase HpnE, which gives rise to MTDGTRNGPVTTDAPTGHGRKAVVVGGGLAGVTAALALADAGVGVTLLEGRPRLGGLAFSFRRGELTVDNGQHVYLRCCTAYRWFLDRIGGAALAPLQDRLDVPVLDLAKPEGRRLGRLRRDALPVPLHLGRSLATYPHLSLAERAKAGRAALALKGLDPADPALDEQDFGSWLTAHGQSARAVEALWDLVGVATLNAVAGDSSLGLAAMVFRTGLLSEPGAADIGWARVPLGDLHDRLARRALDAAGVRTVLRARVSAVSRTGEGRWSVRLPGEHIESDAVVLAVPQREAHDLLPDGALDAPERLLRIGTAPILNVHVVYDRKVLNTPFLTALGSPVQWVFDRTEASGLTDGQYLALSQSAAQDDIDAPVAELRARYLPELERALPRTRDAEVRDFFVTRERTATFAPAPGVGRLRPGARTKAPGLYLAGAWTATGWPATMESAVRSGISAADAALRALGRPRPRHLFDVEEAA
- a CDS encoding polyprenyl synthetase family protein: MPPASTAARETAVDVTALLERGRTLATPVLRAAIDRLAPPMDTVAAYHFGWIDARGNPTSGDGGKAVRPALAVLSAEVTGAAPETGVPGAVAVELVHNFSLLHDDLMDGDEQRRHRDTVWKVHGPAQAILVGDALFALANEVLLELGTVDAGRATRRLTTASRALIDGQAQDISYEHRDRVSVEECLEMEGNKTGALLACASSIGAVLGGADDRTADALERYGYHLGLAFQAVDDLLGIWGDPEATGKQTWSDLRQRKKSLPVVAALAAGGSASERLGDILAADAKSSDFATFSEEEFAARAALIEEAGGREWTADEARRQHTVAIEALDAVDMPDRVRAQFTALADFVVVRKR